The stretch of DNA CATTTTGAGATATTCAGTTAAacattttcctgatttttgttcgCAGATATCACCAGATGGATTGAAAAATTAATAGTAACCCATGATAAATTACTCTCGATTATTCGAATCACAAATGATTCCCCATATCATTCGTCTATCATCTATTATTGATAATCAAAAAGGGATACTATAAAGCGGTAATTTCGGAACAATCAGCAGTACCGAACACTTCGACCGTAGCAATGCCGTCTTTTCTAAAGCTGATACCACTAATATGTAAGTTTCCCAAATGCAACATCTTTGAGTGCATGGCACTGCATTTTATCGTGCTGAAGGTGAACGGATATGCCTGCTTCTCCATATCCGGAAATCTCGAGTCCGGCAGTGTCAAAACGACTCACCTGGATAAGCTGCTGTTCCTGTTCTACTTCCTAGTCGCAACCCTTTTGTGGATTGCCAGCGTTTGGCTTGTGAAACCGACCACCAGCGTATCACCGTTGCTGTACATCGGAGACAAAATGATTTGGTTTACGTGCTACTTTGCGGCCCACTTCGGAATCGTGTGGAACTAcatcaataaaaataaagtcTGGCTATTCTACAAGAGCATATTCAAGGTGGACCAACAGGTGGGCGTTGGAAGCGTAATTTTGGAAACACACATTTAAATGGGTCATTTTGCTACTCTTTTTTATAGCTGCTTTCCTATGGAGCCAAAATGAACTACACCGGAGCTTATCTGGCGATGATTGGCTACTCACTGTCCGGGCTAGCATTCGTGCTGCTTCTCATAGTTTGGCACGTGCAGGAAGTGGGGTTCACTTTGCTTGCATTCGTCACTTTCAGCTACTCCCACCTCAGCTTCACGTTGCTAACGACAGTCTTCTTCACCTCCGGCTGGATAATTACTTCGCGACTCCAGGCGCTAAATAGATTGATAGAGTAATTGAAACCTCGTTCATTGATGTTTAGTCCCAATCAGTTCAATGATATTTAATTGCAGTGACAACATGCTAAAACGCAGTGGTACGGGGATTGTACAAGTTAAGGAAGTAAACTCAGCACAGACGGTAAGGCAGTATATGCAAATATACGATCAGTTGTGCGACCTTACAGAAACAGTGAACTATTGCCACGGTGGACAGGTAAAAACTTAAGTGATGGACCCAACACAGAAGAATATCTTGTTCCTTTCATAGTCCTGTCCTCTTAACAGCATTACATTTTAGTGTCAATTATTTCGAGGAGATAATCCAGTTTACCATAATGATACAGTATGAGTCGAagatgatttttaatttttagcaaCGAGGAATGCCTTCATATATTCCGAGGACGCATGAATATTAATAAATTGCGCTGTAGAAATCTTGCGATTATTTTCACAATATTTTGTGCGTGTGCTATGGTTCTGATTGTGGCAATTGTAAAAtgacaatgttttgtttttatatagtatgaaattcgtttaattttttaaaagagccagaatttttcaagttttctttcTACGCTGGAAAGGTAAGGAAGTCATtattttacattgtttcattcatagcATATGGAGAATGGCTTGATATAAGTAttgtaatttacattttttttactatataaaCGATGGTGTCACACAGCGGCGTAGTGAGGGTAAACAACGCCCccggcaaaatattgaaatggcgGCCGAagcaatacaatttttttctattttttttttactagttTTGAGAATGTGATACTTTGAGAAAACTACTAACTTATACCAACGTTCAGACCAGTTTATTCGTATTTAGAAGACTAGAAATatcattaccagcttcgcttattctCTAGTCAAATATTTGCCTGCGTGCTTTAACCGAAGCAAATGATCCACAATTCCATCTAAATAAAGGTCTGCGAGCGATTCTATCTCTATCGAAAAAATTACCAAGCCATTGAGTCGGTCTTGGTTCATTTATAACGctgataatttttaatcaatttaagCTTGCTGAAACTGCGTTCACACGATATCACTGTAACTGGAAGTGTCAGGAAAATTCGTAACGTCGTCTGCTTCGAGAGAATATCTGAGTATAATCTTCAAGATGCCTAAATTCACGCTCATAGATGTTAATACGTTTCCCGTTATAAATGAAAAGTCTGACGCTATAGCTTCCCCACGCTGCTCCATCTGCAATATTACTATCTCTTATAGAGATAATCTCCAGCCTAAAACTACCTTCACTTGTTAGAGGGGCCGTGgagtttccagttttttttgttttccgtgagctgacgatagcctagcttgattattccccacacaattgtgtagctcagaaccttaatgcaatgtcgttagtttgatgcaattattgaatgctagagacatcagcgagtcagtaatttggtcgcgtccacagctcaatccgaaactaagacataTGAGACTTTCAACttatttagttcattcgtctctaaccttcaaaaagcctcttggaaaactttacttttttctcgtattactcctccactcctcaccgtccagcttgcccagtaacgatgttgttcagtcggtgtcctcacgaagaatgaaagcttgcctcagcgagattcactgtttatactctaagcaaATATTccacttcgttcttcttcttttcctttattcacggagactttaagttTGCGATTTCCCCTTCGGTGCTCGtctattagttgctcgttattgacagctctgttcgggaaagcacacaaatggacagaacaaatgtatgggaaaatggaaacgcttatagttttcatgaattttaaccatttacacatcatggaattgtaatgtatagcatatcaaacaaatcttagggaaattccgattcgtttggtatgtaaatcgccaaaatccgttcgcggcattaatagttattaacgttaactttatttcataaaaacgtgacctgttttctgatttggcacccttaacgaaagacgtagttctacgtcaaaaacaccctatgcaaaatatcaactcaatcggacttaagggagagtggcgcaaagcggtcaaagtttgagttttttgaaaatccaaaaatcacccaaggggggcgtaaaggaaatcggggttttcgaaaaaaaaatttgatgccaaatgtcttgaattgcatgaaacgtcgagatctagtgtcatctcgaaattttttttttttttgtaaaaaatcgacactctgggactttgtttattttcggcatgcgaaacgaaaagtatcggttaaggtgccaataaaaatagttatctcgatttttccttcggaacttgctacgaaatgttgatttgcacaataatataccctatgcaaaatattagctcattcggacttcgtTTACTgctgtcacaaacgttaaaatttgagtttttttttaaaatgaaaaatcaccgaaaatggaggttttaaaaatttttttgatgccaaatgttttaaaattgcattactcgtcgagatttacagttatctgggaaaaaaatttgtaaaaaaaatgttttttttggcacttggacgttggaagacttgaatctgaagaactctcgtcagtcCATTCAATTGGGGTATCGGATGCATTCGTACAACCCAATTCCAATTACTACTTGCTTTATTCAGAGACCCTTggatttttatacaattttattctattctaAATCTACCCAAAATTTATATCTAACGtgtgaaagaaagagaaaagtATACACGTTCTTGCTCCTTTGCATATAAGTCCTTTACCTATC from Toxorhynchites rutilus septentrionalis strain SRP chromosome 3, ASM2978413v1, whole genome shotgun sequence encodes:
- the LOC129774289 gene encoding putative gustatory receptor 28a, giving the protein MPSFLKLIPLICKFPKCNIFECMALHFIVLKVNGYACFSISGNLESGSVKTTHLDKLLFLFYFLVATLLWIASVWLVKPTTSVSPLLYIGDKMIWFTCYFAAHFGIVWNYINKNKVWLFYKSIFKVDQQLLSYGAKMNYTGAYLAMIGYSLSGLAFVLLLIVWHVQEVGFTLLAFVTFSYSHLSFTLLTTVFFTSGWIITSRLQALNRLIDDNMLKRSGTGIVQVKEVNSAQTVRQYMQIYDQLCDLTETVNYCHGGQVMVAVAGAFVYLLFFAFGIVLFINRDDPILDFSSASLLWFMFYMSNILLIVTIGSLVTQQGKHTSNLIDQAINSANNAEIIEMLRLFLMQLGHRSPTLTCGLFPFDWTLVYSIMATTTTYLIILIQFENARPI